The Glycine soja cultivar W05 chromosome 3, ASM419377v2, whole genome shotgun sequence genome window below encodes:
- the LOC114407128 gene encoding UDP-glycosyltransferase 73C6-like has protein sequence MVFQTNNNPHFILFPLMAQGHIIPMMDIARLLAHRGVIVTIFTTPKNASRFNSVLSRAISSGLQIRLVQLHFPSKEAGLPEGCENFDMVTSIDMVYKMFNVINMLHKQAEEFFEALTPKPSCIISDFCIPWTAQVAQKHGIPRISFHGFACFCLHCMLMVHTSNVCESTASEFEYFTIPGIPDQIQVTKEQIPMMISNSDEEMKHFREQMRDADIKSYGVIINTFEELEKAYVRDYKKVRNDKVWCIGPVSLCNQDNLDKVQRGNHASINEHHCLKWLDLQPPKSAVYVCFGSLCNLIPSQLVELALALEDTKKPFVWVIREGNKFQELEKKWISEEGFEERTKGRGLIIRGWAPQVLILSHPSIGGFLTHCGWNSTLEGISAGVPMITWPLFADQFLNEKLVTQVLKIGVSVGMEVPMKFGEEQKTGVLVKKEDIKRAICIVMDDDGEESKDRRERATKLSEMAKRAVEKEGSSHLDMTLLIQDIMQQSSSKEEVRTSLKESQFSCKA, from the coding sequence ATGGTTTTCCAAACAAACAATAATCCTCACTTTATCTTGTTTCCCTTAATGGCTCAAGGCCATATCATCCCCATGATGGACATAGCAAGACTATTGGCTCACCGTGGTGTGATTGTTACAATATTCACCACCCCAAAAAATGCATCACGTTTTAATTCTGTTCTTTCTCGTGCTATTTCATCAGGCCTCCAAATCCGCCTAGTACAACTCCACTTTCCATCCAAAGAAGCAGGACTACCTGAAGGGTGCGAGAATTTCGACATGGTAACATCAATCGATATGGTGTACAAAATGTTCAATGTCATCAACATGCTCCATAAGCAAGCAGAGGAGTTTTTTGAAGCACTAACACCCAAACCAAGTTGCATAATCTCTGACTTTTGCATTCCTTGGACTGCTCAAGTAGCTCAAAAGCATGGTATTCCAAGGATTTCGTTCCACGGATTTGCTTGCTTCTGCCTCCATTGCATGCTCATGGTACACACTTCAAATGTTTGTGAAAGTACGGCTTCAGAATTCGAGTACTTCACCATCCCCGGCATACCTGACCAAATTCAAGTTACCAAAGAGCAGATACCTATGATGATCTCAAATTCAGATGAAGAAATGAAGCACTTTAGGGAGCAGATGCGTGATGCTGACATAAAGTCATATGGGGTAATCATAAATACTTTTGAAGAGTTGGAGAAGGCGTATGTGAGGGATTACAAGAAGGTGAGAAATGATAAGGTGTGGTGCATTGGTCCTGTTTCATTATGTAACCAAGATAATTTGGATAAGGTTCAAAGAGGCAACCATGCCTCAATTAATGAGCACCATTGCTTGAAATGGCTAGATTTGCAGCCACCAAAGTCTGCggtttatgtttgttttggaAGCTTGTGCAATTTGATTCCTTCACAACTTGTGGAGCTGGCCTTGGCCTTGGAAGATACTAAGAAACCATTTGTATGGGTCATTAGGGAGGGAAATAAGTTCCAAgagttggaaaaaaaatggatCAGTGAAGAAGGGTTTGAGGAAAGGACCAAAGGGAGAGGCCTTATAATTCGAGGTTGGGCTCCACAAGTGCTAATATTATCACACCCTTCCATTGGAGGATTCTTAACACACTGTGGTTGGAATTCAACACTTGAAGGGATAAGTGCTGGCGTGCCAATGATTACGTGGCCTCTATTTGCTGATCAATTTTTGAATGAGAAGCTCGTCACTCAAGTGTTGAAGATTGGTGTGAGTGTTGGGATGGAGGTTCCCATGAAGTTTGGAGAGGAACAGAAGACAGGGGTGTtggttaagaaggaagatattaAGAGGGCAATATGCATTGTGATGGACGATGATGGAGAAGAAAGCAAAGACAGAAGAGAAAGGGCAACCAAACTCAGTGAGATGGCAAAGAGAGCAGTTGAAAAAGAAGGCTCTTCTCATCTTGACATGACTTTGCTTATTCAAGACATCATGCAACAATCAAGTAGCAAGGAGGAAGTAAGGACGAGCCTTAAAGAGTCGCAATTTTCTTGTAAAGCTTGA
- the LOC114407129 gene encoding UDP-glycosyltransferase 73C1-like codes for MVFQTNINPHFVLFPLMAQGHMIPMMDIARLLARRGVIVSIFTTPKNASRFNSVLSRDVSSGLPIRLVQLHFPSKEAGLPEGCENLDMVASNDLYKIFHAIKLLHKPAEEFFEALTPKPSCIISDFCIPWTAQVAEKHHIPRISFHGFSCFCLHCLYQIHTSKVCESITSESEYFTIPGIPDKIQVTKEQLPAGLSNELKDFGEQVIDADIKSYGVIINTFEELEKAYVREYKKVRNDKVWCIGPVSLCNKDGLDKAQRGNRASINEHHCLKWLDLQQPKSVVYVCFGSLCNLIPSQLVELALAIEDSKKPFVWVIREGSKYQELEKWISEEGFEERTKGRGLIIRGWAPQVLILSHPAIGGFLTHCGWNSTLEGISVGVPMVTWPLFADQFLNEKLVTQVLKIGVSVGAEVPMNWGEEEKTGVLVKKKNIERAICMVMDNDEEESKERRERATKLCEMAKKAVEKGGSSHLDMTLLIQDIMQQSSSKEDVKC; via the coding sequence ATGGTTTTCCAAACAAACATTAATCCTCACTTCGTATTGTTTCCTCTCATGGCTCAAGGCCACATGATCCCCATGATGGACATTGCAAGACTATTGGCACGGCGTGGTGTGATTGTTTCCATATTCACCACCCCAAAAAATGCATCACGATTCAATTCTGTTCTTTCTCGTGATGTTTCATCAGGCCTCCCAATCCGGCTAGTACAACTCCATTTTCCATCCAAAGAAGCAGGACTACCTGAAGGGTGTGAGAATTTGGACATGGTAGCTTCAAACGATTTGTACAAAATATTCCACGCCATCAAGCTGCTCCATAAGCCAGCAGAGGAGTTCTTTGAAGCACTAACACCCAAACCAAGTTGCATAATCTCGGACTTTTGCATTCCTTGGACTGCTCAAGTAGCTGAAAAGCATCATATTCCAAGGATTTCATTCCACGGTTTTTCTTGCTTCTGCCTCCATTGCCTGTACCAGATACACACATCAAAGGTTTGTGAAAGCATCACTTCAGAATCCGAGTACTTCACTATTCCTGGCATACCTGACAAAATTCAAGTTACCAAAGAGCAGCTACCTGCAGGACTCTCTAATGAATTGAAGGACTTTGGAGAGCAGGTGATTGATGCTGACATAAAGTCATATGGGGTAATCATAAATACTTTTGAAGAGTTGGAGAAGGCATATGTGAGGGAATACAAGAAGGTGAGAAACGATAAGGTGTGGTGCATTGGTCCTGTTTCATTATGTAACAAAGATGGCTTGGATAAGGCTCAAAGAGGCAACCGGGCCTCAATTAATGAGCATCATTGCTTGAAGTGGTTAGATTTGCAGCAACCCAAGTCTGtggtttatgtttgttttggaAGCCTGTGCAATTTGATTCCTTCACAACTTGTGGAGCTGGCCTTGGCCATAGAAGATAGTAAAAAACCATTTGTATGGGTCATTAGGGAGGGAAGTAAGTACCAAGAGTTGGAAAAATGGATCAGTGAAGAAGGGTTTGAGGAAAGGACCAAAGGGAGAGGCCTTATAATTCGAGGTTGGGCTCCACAGGTACTAATATTATCGCACCCTGCCATTGGAGGATTCTTAACACATTGTGGTTGGAATTCAACACTTGAAGGGATAAGTGTTGGAGTGCCAATGGTTACCTGGCCTCTATTTGctgatcaatttttaaatgaaaagctCGTTACTCAAGTGTTGAAGATTGGTGTGAGTGTTGGGGCAGAAGTTCCAATGAATtggggagaggaagagaaaactGGTGTgttggtgaagaagaagaacattGAGAGGGCAATATGCATGGTGATGGAcaatgatgaagaagaaagcaaagagagaagagaaagggCAACCAAACTCTGTGAGATGGCAAAGAAAGCGGTTGAAAAAGGGGGGTCTTCCCATCTTGACATGACTTTGCTTATACAAGACATCATGCAACAATCAAGTAGCAAGGAGGATGTAAAGTGTTGA
- the LOC114407130 gene encoding UDP-glycosyltransferase 73C5-like, translated as MGAQEQQLHFVLFPLMAQGHMIPMMDIAKILVHRNVIVTVVTTPHNAARFTSIFDRYIESGFQIRLAQLQFPCKEAGVPDGCENLDSIPSLGMAAGFFNATNFLREPAEKLFEELTPPPSCIISDMCLPYTNHIAKKYNIPRISFVGVSCFYLFCMSNVRIHNVMEGIANESEHFVVPGIPDKIETTMAKTGLAMNEEMQQVTDAVFAVEMEAYGMIMNSFEELEPAYAGGYKKMRNDKVWCLGPLSYSNKDQLDKSQRGKKATIDEYHLKSWLDCQKPGSVIYACFGSICNLTTPQLIELGLALEASERPFIWVFREGSQSEELGKWVSKDGFEERTSGRGLLIRGWAPQLLILSHPAVGGFITHCGWNSTLEAICAGVPMVTWPLFADQFLNESLVVEILQVGVKVGVESPVTWGKEEEVGVQVKKKDVERAITKLMDETIEREERRKRIRDLAEKAKRATEKGGSSHSNVTLLIQDIMQKIKRDV; from the coding sequence ATGGGTGCCCAAGAACAGCAACTCCACTTTGTCTTGTTTCCATTGATGGCACAAGGCCACATGATCCCCATGATGGACATTGCAAAAATATTGGTGCACCGCAATGTTATTGTGACTGTAGTCACAACACCGCATAATGCTGCTCGTTTCACTTCAATCTTTGATCGTTATATTGAATCTGGATTTCAAATCAGATTAGCTCAACTTCAATTCCCATGCAAAGAAGCTGGAGTCCCAGATGGATGCGAGAATCTCGATTCCATACCTTCACTTGGCATGGCCGCGGGTTTCTTCAATGCAACAAACTTTCTACGTGAGCCAGCGGAAAAACTGTTTGAAGAGCTAACACCACCACCAAGCTGCATAATCTCTGATATGTGTTTACCATACACAAACCACATtgctaaaaaatataacattccCAGGATTTCATTTGTCGGAGTAAGTTGCTTCtatctcttttgcatgtctaaTGTACGCATCCATAATGTTATGGAGGGAATAGCTAATGAATCGGAGCACTTTGTTGTGCCTGGTATTCCTGACAAAATTGAAACAACCATGGCTAAGACAGGACTAGCAATGAATGAAGAAATGCAACAGGTCACTGATGCAGTGTTTGCAGTTGAAATGGAAGCTTATGGGATGATCATGAATTCATTTGAAGAGTTGGAGCCAGCATATGCAGGTGGATACAAGAAGATGAGAAACGATAAAGTGTGGTGTTTGGGACCACTGTCATATAGCAACAAGGATCAATTGGATAAGTCTCAGAGAGGTAAAAAGGCCACAATTGACGAGTACCACCTGAAGAGCTGGCTTGATTGTCAAAAGCCAGGGAGTGTAATATATGCATGCTTTGGAAGCATATGCAATTTAACAACACCACAGTTGATAGAGCTTGGTTTAGCCTTGGAAGCATCAGAAAGACCCTTCATTTGGGTTTTCAGGGAAGGAAGTCAGTCCGAAGAATTGGGGAAATGGGTTAGTAAAGATGGATTTGAGGAAAGAACCAGTGGTCGTGGCCTTCTAATTCGGGGTTGGGCTCCTCAGTTACTAATATTATCACACCCTGCTGTTGGAGGGTTCATAACACACTGTGGTTGGAACTCTACCTTAGAAGCAATATGTGCTGGGGTGCCAATGGTTACATGGCCACTATTTGCTGATCAGTTTTTGAATGAAAGTCTAGTTGTGGAAATATTACAAGTTGGAGTGAAGGTTGGGGTGGAGAGTCCTGTGACATGGGGCAAAGAAGAGGAAGTTGGTGTGCAAGTGAAGAAAAAAGATGTTGAGAGGGCGATCACAAAGTTAATGGATGAGACAATCGAACGAgaggaaagaagaaagaggaTAAGAGATCTTGCTGAGAAGGCTAAAAGAGCCACAGAGAAAGGGGGATCATCTCATTCTAATGTGACCTTGCTTATCCAGGACATCATGCAAAAAATCAAACGAGATGTATGA